In one window of Calypte anna isolate BGI_N300 chromosome 1, bCalAnn1_v1.p, whole genome shotgun sequence DNA:
- the LOC103525576 gene encoding natural killer cells antigen CD94, producing MEDEEGYTALNLRHSASVVTSGNSSSNKCSVFKAPDSCVTVNRASASSSIWRPMAFVFLGLCLVLLMGLVGLLALSFQVSKDPEEGKKLKEMKEALCFEGKEKNETKCALCPASWQTSGADSCIYISKEKKTWKQSQEFCSSRNSTLLVLKDTAKMVFLPKDPHFYWVGLSYVSGRRGWYWEDGTAFSKEETNWALLYDNIFCASVYGQFIYASYSCLTEQFWICEKVAFHLT from the exons ATGGAGGATGAGGAAGGCTACACCGCTTTAAATTTACGACACTCAGCTTCAGTTGTTACTTCTGGAAATTCAAGCAGCAACAAATGTTCTGTATTTAAAGCTCCAGACAGTTGTGTAACAGTAAACA GAGCCTCTGCCTCATCTTCCATATGGCGGCCAATGGCCTTTGTGTTTCTTGGATtgtgcctggtgctgctgaTGGGGTTGGTAGGCCTGCTGGCCCTCT CTTTTCAGGTTTCCAAGGAtcctgaggaaggaaagaagctgaaagaaatgaaggaagcACTGTGTTttgaagggaaggagaaaaatg aaacaaaatgtGCTCTCTGCCCAGCAAGCTGGCAGACCAGTGGAGCTGACAGCTGCATCTACATttcaaaggagaagaaaacatggaAGCAAAGCCAGGAGTTCTGTTCCTCGAGAAACTCCACACTTCTTGTACTAAAAGACACAGCAAAGATG GTTTTTCTGCCAAAGGATCCACATTTTTACTGGGTTGGATTATCATATGTATCCGGAAGGAGGGGTTGGTACTGGGAGGATGGTACAgctttttcaaaagaagaaacaaactg GGCTTTATTATATGACAACATCTTCTGTGCCTCTGTATATGGACAGTTTATTTATGCCAGCTACTCCTGTTTGACAGAGCAATTCTGGATCTGTGAGAAAGTGGCTTTTCATCTTACCTGA
- the LOC103525577 gene encoding C-type lectin domain family 12 member B-like: protein MTEEVTYADLKFDNSLELGNTTEPEDPKEKGPCTSSCSCQPVVLIFCTLCLVLLMALVTFAVLFFQIHNDYRTQLRNLNMTKNELHANFSNMLQAIGNQLCLEGEENLKNNGQNCALCPANWIWDGVDTCYYYAKEKKSWELSHKFCSSQNSTLLLRKEATMPDELSKRLSEGIYWLGLTCIPALGRWYWSDNTALREDQKTMIRTARCHKQCGYFYYAIIYSKPCDEVLNYICQKPAILLQRGNNHWQEDWFVRPK from the exons ATGACAGAGGAAGTAACATATGCTGATCTGAAATTTGACAACAGCCTTGAGCTGGGTAATACCACGGAGCCTGAAGATCCAAAGGAAAAAG GACCTTGCACTTCATCTTGCTCTTGCCAGCCAGTAGTCCTGATTTTCTGCACGCTGTGCCTCGTATTGCTGATGGCACTGGTGACCTTTGCAGTCTTAT ttttccagatTCACAATGACTACAGGACACAGCTTAGAAACCTCAACATGACAAAGAATGAACTGCATGCAAATTTCTCAAATATGCTGCAAGCAATAGGAAATCAACTGTGtttggaaggagaggaaaacctcaaaaataatg gcCAGAACTGTGCACTCTGCCCTGCAAACTGGATTTGGGATGGTGTTGATACATGTTACTACTATGCCAAGGAAAAGAAGTCATGGGAACTGAGTCACAAGTTTTGTTCCTCACAAAACTCTACTCTTCTTCTGAGAAAAGAGGCAACAATGCCG GACGAACTGTCAAAAAGACTTTCTGAAGGTATATACTGGCTTGGATTAACATGTATACCTGCTCTAGGACGCTGGTATTGGTCAGACAACACAGCTCTTAGGGAAGATCAAAAGACTAT gatAAGGACTGCAAGATGCCACAAACAGTgtggatatttttattatgcCATCATATATAGCAAACCATGTGATGAAGTGCTTAACTATATCTGTCAAAAACCCGCCATCCTATTACAGCGAGGTAACAACCACTGGCAGGAGGATTGGTTTGTCAGACCAAAATGA